One window from the genome of Phocoena phocoena chromosome 15, mPhoPho1.1, whole genome shotgun sequence encodes:
- the FZD9 gene encoding frizzled-9, with translation MAVPPLRRALLLWQLLAAGGAALEIGRFDPERGRGPAPCQAVEIPMCRGIGYNLTRMPNLLGHTSQGEAAAELAEFAPLVQYGCHSHLRFFLCSLYAPMCTDQVSTPIPACRPMCEQARLRCAPIMEQFNFGWPDSLDCARLPTRNDPHALCMEAPENATAGPAEPHKGLGMLPVAPRPARPPGDAILGAAGGTCENPEKFQYVEKSRSCAPRCGPGVEVFWSRRDKDFALVWMAVWSALCFFSTAFTVLTFLLEPHRFQYPERPIIFLSMCYNVYSLAFLIRAVAGAQSVACDQEAGALYVIQEGLENTGCTLVFLLLYYFGMASSLWWVVLTLTWFLAAGKKWGHEAIEAHGSYFHMAAWGLPALKTIVILTLRKVAGDELTGLCYVASMDAGALTGFVLVPLSCYLVLGTSFLLTGFVALFHIRKIMKTGGTNTEKLEKLMVKIGVFSILYTVPATCVIVCYVYERLNMDFWRLRATEQPCSAATTPGGWRDCSLQGGSVPTVAVFMLKIFMSLVVGITSGVWVWSSKTFQTWQSLCHRKMAAGRARVKTCRAPGGYGRGTHCHYKAPTVVLHMTKTDPSLENPTHL, from the coding sequence ATGGCCGTGCCGCCGCTCCGCCGGGCGCTGCTGCTGTGGCAGCTGCTGGCGGCGGGCGGCGCGGCGCTGGAGATCGGCCGCTTCGACCCGGAGCGCGGGCGCGGGCCGGCGCCGTGCCAGGCGGTGGAGATCCCCATGTGCCGCGGCATCGGCTACAACCTGACCCGCATGCCCAACCTGCTGGGCCACACGTCGCAGGGCGAGGCGGCCGCCGAGCTGGCCGAGTTCGCGCCTCTCGTGCAGTACGGCTGCCACAGCCACCTGCGCTTCTTCCTGTGCTCGCTCTACGCGCCCATGTGCACCGACCAGGTCTCGACGCCCATCCCCGCTTGCCGGCCCATGTGCGAGCAGGCGCGCCTGCGCTGCGCGCCCATCATGGAGCAGTTCAACTTCGGCTGGCCGGACTCGCTGGACTGCGCCAGGCTGCCCACGCGCAACGACCCGCACGCGCTCTGCATGGAGGCGCCCGAGAACGCCACGGCCGGCCCCGCCGAGCCCCACAAGGGCCTAGGCATGCTGCCCGTGGCGCCGCGGCCCGCGCGGCCCCCCGGCGACGCCATCCTAGGCGCCGCCGGCGGCACCTGTGAGAACCCCGAGAAGTTCCAGTACGTGGAGAAGAGCCGCTCGTGCGCGCCGCGCTGCGGGCCGGGCGTCGAGGTGTTCTGGTCGCGGCGCGACAAGGACTTCGCGCTCGTCTGGATGGCCGTGTGGTCGGCGCTGTGCTTCTTCTCCACTGCCTTCACCGTGCTCACCTTCTTGCTGGAACCTCACCGCTTCCAGTACCCGGAGCGCCCCATCATTTTCCTTTCCATGTGCTACAACGTCTACTCGCTAGCCTTCCTCATCCGGGCTGTGGCTGGGGCCCAGAGCGTGGCTTGTGACCAGGAGGCGGGTGCGCTCTACGTGATCCAGGAGGGCCTGGAGAACACGGGCTGCACCCTCGTCTTCCTGCTGCTCTACTACTTCGGCATGGCCAGCTCGCTGTGGTGGGTGGTGCTGACCCTCACCTGGTTCCTGGCGGCCGGCAAGAAGTGGGGCCACGAGGCCATTGAGGCCCACGGCAGCTACTTCCACATGGCAGCCTGGGGGCTGCCGGCTCTCAAGACCATCGTTATCCTGACTCTGCGCAAGGTGGCAGGGGATGAGCTGACCGGGCTCTGTTACGTGGCCAGCATGGATGCGGGGGCACTCACGGGCTTCGTGCTGGTACCCCTCTCCTGCTACCTGGTGCTGGGCACGAGCTTCCTCCTGACCGGCTTTGTGGCCCTCTTCCACATCCGCAAGATCATGAAGACAGGGGGCACCAACACGGAGAAGCTGGAGAAGCTCATGGTCAAGATTGGGGTCTTCTCCATCCTCTACACTGTGCCCGCCACCTGCGTCATTGTGTGCTACGTCTATGAACGCCTCAACATGGACTTCTGGCGCTTGCGGGCCACAGAGCAGCCCTGCTCGGCAGCCACCACGCCCGGCGGCTGGAGGGACTGCTCGCTGCAAGGGGGCTCAGTGCCCACAGTGGCTGTCTTTATGCTGAAAATCTTCATGTCGCTGGTGGTGGGCATCACCAGCGGCGTCTGGGTATGGAGCTCCAAGACTTTCCAGACCTGGCAGAGCCTGTGCCACCGCAAGATGGCAGCTGGCCGGGCACGGGTAAAGACCTGCCGGGCCCCCGGGGGCTATGGCCGTGGCACCCACTGCCACTATAAGGCCCCCACCGTGGTCTTGCACATGACTAAGACGGAtccttctctggagaaccccacACACCTCTAG